The Dehalococcoidia bacterium genome has a segment encoding these proteins:
- a CDS encoding aldehyde ferredoxin oxidoreductase N-terminal domain-containing protein, with protein sequence MTHSKGYAGSILRVNLSDGSVDRVPTEGYEDLFLGGRGIAAKIYWDEVPPGIDAFDPGNRLIFITGPVAGVPGLAGSRWQVCGKSPIHDRFSYSNLGGSWGAELKFAGYDGLVVYGKADGPVYLLVDGERVEIREATHLTGMGAISCRERLKQELGKAFRVVTVGAAGENGVVFAILMADGDSTGSSGLGAVMGSKNLKAIAVRGNRRKIAVDDAEKARKLRERLRLELKSRFSFEQMILPPLVNPDMMKKDVCYGCGSGCMRLTYRAMSGVTGKFMCQASLFYQVRAQRYYGEINEVPFEATKLCDEYGVDTHAIETMIMWLSRCYKAGILTEEQTGIPLSKMGSREFIEALLRKVSHREGFGDVLAGGTHKAAETLGSKAKELITDYMTRTGYNNNYGARLYITTGLFYAMEPRQPIQQLHEISILNMLWAMRAAGMENICVTSDVMRAIAKRFWGGEMAADFSTYEGKALAAAKIQERQYAKECLILCDFTWPISYSGLSEDHVGDPTLESQVCAAVTGRDIDEQGLYKIGERVFNLQRAIHIREGHRGREGDCLEEFNYTVPLKGDFGNPGCIVPGRDGETLSRKGMVVEREKFEQMKDEYYQIRGWDVSTGFQKRAKLEELGLGEVAEKLKSEGLLAQ encoded by the coding sequence ATGACTCATTCCAAGGGGTATGCAGGAAGTATTTTGCGGGTAAATCTCTCTGATGGGAGTGTTGACAGGGTGCCAACCGAGGGTTATGAGGATCTCTTTCTGGGAGGGAGAGGGATAGCTGCTAAAATCTATTGGGATGAGGTTCCACCGGGGATCGATGCCTTCGATCCGGGAAATAGGCTAATATTCATAACCGGTCCCGTTGCTGGCGTTCCAGGTCTCGCTGGCTCAAGGTGGCAGGTTTGCGGCAAATCCCCCATTCACGATCGATTTTCCTACTCGAATCTGGGTGGCTCCTGGGGTGCCGAGCTAAAATTTGCCGGTTACGATGGCCTGGTGGTCTATGGGAAGGCGGATGGGCCGGTCTATCTGCTGGTAGATGGGGAGCGGGTGGAGATAAGGGAGGCGACTCATCTTACCGGCATGGGCGCCATCTCCTGCCGGGAGAGACTGAAGCAGGAACTGGGAAAGGCATTTCGCGTGGTGACCGTAGGTGCGGCGGGTGAGAACGGAGTCGTCTTTGCTATTCTGATGGCGGATGGTGATTCCACCGGCTCCAGTGGGTTAGGCGCAGTGATGGGCTCCAAGAACCTGAAGGCCATTGCCGTAAGGGGAAACAGGCGAAAGATCGCCGTGGATGATGCGGAGAAGGCCCGGAAACTGAGGGAACGGCTGCGCCTTGAACTAAAGAGCAGGTTTTCGTTCGAGCAGATGATATTGCCCCCCCTGGTGAACCCGGACATGATGAAGAAGGATGTGTGCTATGGCTGCGGCAGCGGGTGCATGCGCCTGACCTACAGGGCGATGAGCGGGGTAACCGGCAAATTCATGTGCCAGGCCAGTCTTTTCTATCAGGTTCGAGCACAGCGCTATTATGGGGAGATCAACGAGGTTCCTTTTGAGGCCACCAAGCTCTGCGATGAATACGGGGTCGATACCCACGCCATCGAGACTATGATAATGTGGCTCTCGAGGTGCTATAAGGCTGGAATCCTAACCGAGGAGCAGACCGGTATACCCCTCTCTAAGATGGGAAGCAGGGAATTCATCGAGGCATTGCTCAGGAAGGTATCCCACCGCGAGGGGTTTGGCGATGTTCTTGCCGGTGGCACCCATAAGGCGGCGGAAACCCTGGGCAGTAAGGCCAAAGAATTGATCACCGACTATATGACCAGGACTGGCTACAATAACAACTATGGGGCCAGGTTATATATTACCACCGGCCTCTTCTATGCCATGGAACCGAGGCAGCCCATTCAACAGCTTCATGAGATCAGTATTCTGAACATGTTGTGGGCGATGCGGGCGGCGGGGATGGAGAATATCTGTGTTACATCCGATGTTATGCGCGCCATAGCGAAGCGTTTCTGGGGGGGCGAGATGGCCGCCGACTTTTCCACCTATGAAGGTAAGGCCCTGGCCGCTGCCAAGATTCAGGAGCGTCAGTATGCCAAGGAGTGCCTCATCCTGTGCGATTTCACCTGGCCCATTTCCTACAGCGGGCTCTCTGAAGACCATGTTGGAGACCCCACCTTAGAGAGTCAGGTTTGTGCTGCTGTAACGGGAAGGGATATCGATGAGCAGGGGCTATACAAAATCGGGGAGAGGGTCTTCAACCTGCAGCGGGCTATTCACATCAGGGAAGGACACAGGGGAAGAGAGGGTGACTGTCTGGAGGAGTTCAATTACACCGTCCCCTTAAAGGGCGATTTTGGCAACCCAGGTTGCATAGTGCCTGGCAGGGATGGCGAAACCCTTTCCAGGAAGGGAATGGTGGTGGAACGGGAGAAATTTGAACAGATGAAGGATGAGTATTACCAGATCCGTGGTTGGGATGTTTCTACAGGTTTTCAGAAAAGGGCTAAACTGGAGGAGCTGGGCCTGGGAGAGGTTGCCGAGAAACTGAAGAGCGAGGGCCTGCTGGCTCAATAA